The Planococcus liqunii genome includes a region encoding these proteins:
- a CDS encoding sensor histidine kinase, with product MNTIQKKIWVLASVVLAIMIAIWLTLTFYNQKMQTQYNDILQRYLQMNEVTSSSQDIVANLNRYLMIPTAGNEAELEESRERLLSVQSTVYELRNVENEFILTNYSHLIDSFVETVDRSVMFQEQGEAESALAEFAEASNISLYISEMTLSIFDTELKTYERFYRGIISQSEELEKLGVWLLLLITLVLVLFTYLFSRSITKPVQQLTKAANELAIGRFDRPIKVDSNDEISFLAKTFDHMRSNINALILEIQKKAQLERELQESKMLLQESQLRNLQNQINPHFLFNTLNTLSKKAYLDGAEETSDLLVSVAGLLRYNLKRMDKAVSLYEEVYVLQQYIDIQKARYSDRLKFHADVQESALGFQIPGLTLQPLIENAVIHAIEPEEDGGEIWFRIQEVGDEVWVEIEDNGRGIDEEKQRQLLEQAVVSKEGHSTGIGFSNVLKRLNLFYGREGLVEIDSEVGKGTKITLKLPKVKGGQNHGQTAHSG from the coding sequence ATGAATACGATACAAAAAAAGATTTGGGTGCTGGCTTCCGTTGTTCTCGCCATCATGATCGCCATTTGGCTGACGCTGACGTTCTATAACCAGAAAATGCAGACACAGTACAACGACATCCTGCAGCGCTATTTGCAGATGAATGAAGTGACCAGCTCAAGCCAGGACATTGTCGCCAATTTAAACCGATATTTAATGATTCCAACAGCGGGCAACGAAGCCGAGCTTGAGGAAAGCCGCGAGCGGCTGCTGAGCGTCCAGTCGACCGTCTATGAGCTGCGCAATGTGGAAAACGAATTCATCTTGACCAATTACAGCCACTTGATCGACAGTTTTGTGGAAACGGTGGACCGTTCGGTGATGTTCCAGGAGCAGGGAGAAGCAGAATCGGCTTTGGCTGAGTTTGCGGAGGCATCGAACATCTCCCTGTATATTTCTGAAATGACGTTAAGCATTTTTGATACTGAACTAAAAACCTATGAACGCTTTTACCGGGGCATCATCAGCCAGTCGGAAGAGCTGGAGAAACTGGGCGTTTGGCTGTTGCTGCTGATCACCCTGGTGCTTGTGCTGTTTACGTATTTGTTTTCGCGCAGCATCACCAAACCGGTGCAGCAATTGACCAAAGCGGCCAACGAGCTGGCAATCGGCCGGTTCGACCGGCCCATCAAAGTGGATTCAAACGACGAGATTTCGTTTCTTGCCAAGACCTTTGACCATATGCGCAGCAACATCAATGCATTGATCCTGGAGATTCAGAAAAAAGCCCAGCTTGAGCGGGAACTGCAGGAAAGCAAAATGCTGCTGCAGGAAAGCCAGCTGCGCAATTTGCAAAACCAGATCAATCCTCATTTCCTGTTTAATACATTGAACACGTTGTCAAAAAAAGCTTATCTCGACGGTGCGGAAGAAACGAGCGATTTGCTCGTCAGTGTGGCCGGTCTCTTGCGCTACAACTTAAAGCGGATGGATAAAGCAGTCTCGCTTTACGAAGAAGTGTATGTGCTCCAGCAGTACATCGACATCCAGAAAGCCCGCTACAGCGACCGCCTGAAGTTCCATGCAGACGTGCAAGAGTCCGCACTGGGCTTTCAAATTCCGGGGCTGACATTGCAGCCATTGATTGAGAACGCGGTCATTCATGCCATCGAGCCGGAAGAAGACGGCGGCGAGATTTGGTTCCGCATCCAGGAAGTCGGAGACGAAGTATGGGTTGAAATTGAAGATAACGGGCGCGGCATTGATGAAGAAAAACAGCGGCAGCTTTTGGAGCAGGCCGTCGTGTCAAAAGAAGGACATTCAACCGGCATCGGCTTCAGCAATGTGCTGAAGCGGCTGAACCTTTTCTATGGAAGGGAAGGCCTCGTTGAAATCGACAGCGAAGTCGGCAAAGGAACGAAAATTACATTGAAATTGCCAAAAGTAAAGGGGGGCCAAAATCATGGTCAAACTGCTCATAGTGGATGA
- a CDS encoding response regulator, producing MVKLLIVDDEPIERDGMQAILQKNYPNFEFRQAKNGKLAVEIAEDWNPDWIFMDIMMPGMTGLEAIEQIQRSNGEVQFVMVTAFDMFDYARQAIKLGVKDYLLKPSKASEIVATVGKLLEQQRQKEQESAMRRQEQDAFHRALSIVETDVVTQLLFDHVHEVHIDMLVEMLEIQSENEQFVLTVLIPEGCEEAYSKIKENIRQQGNAWVGALYGRQLPIIVFREAGTSFRSQAIKLAKDILDISKQHVQEGWFVGIGTECSSLEEIRNSYQKSLIATMDLGIPSKYRFYSDVPVLDKESDAAFIKQQEKKLFDYVRQGEWECIDQIVLDLIRRFEQQEANVLLAQQRALEVLWITSRVMEEMGVEAAAPYYPVQAQDYRQLSAETRQLLEGMKQLYESHCGRLEVDKIHQIKQYIREHSHEDISLDTLARRVDLSPIYISKMFKEKLGVNYIEFLTACRMERAKKLLADPQKSLKEISIDVGYHEPNYFSKVFKKMYEMSPKEYRKTLLGIKEE from the coding sequence ATGGTCAAACTGCTCATAGTGGATGACGAGCCGATTGAACGCGATGGCATGCAGGCAATTCTGCAAAAAAACTATCCAAATTTTGAATTCCGGCAAGCAAAGAACGGCAAGCTGGCCGTCGAAATCGCCGAAGACTGGAATCCGGATTGGATCTTCATGGACATCATGATGCCGGGGATGACAGGACTCGAAGCCATCGAACAAATTCAGCGGTCCAACGGGGAAGTCCAGTTTGTCATGGTGACGGCTTTTGATATGTTCGATTATGCGCGGCAAGCGATCAAGCTCGGCGTAAAGGATTATTTGCTGAAGCCGAGCAAAGCCAGTGAAATTGTGGCGACTGTCGGCAAACTATTGGAACAGCAGCGGCAGAAAGAGCAGGAGTCGGCTATGCGCCGGCAGGAACAGGATGCATTCCATCGGGCACTGAGCATTGTCGAGACCGATGTTGTCACCCAACTGCTTTTTGACCATGTCCACGAAGTGCATATTGATATGCTGGTTGAAATGCTGGAAATCCAGTCAGAAAATGAGCAGTTTGTGTTGACCGTGCTTATTCCGGAAGGATGCGAAGAAGCGTATTCAAAAATCAAAGAAAACATCCGGCAGCAAGGCAATGCGTGGGTCGGTGCCTTATATGGTCGCCAGCTGCCGATCATCGTCTTCCGTGAAGCCGGCACGTCGTTTCGTTCCCAAGCCATCAAATTGGCAAAGGATATTCTGGATATCTCGAAACAGCACGTCCAGGAAGGCTGGTTTGTCGGCATTGGCACGGAATGCAGTTCGCTTGAAGAGATCCGGAATTCATACCAGAAATCGCTGATTGCGACCATGGATCTGGGGATTCCTTCGAAATACCGGTTTTATTCCGATGTGCCGGTGCTGGATAAAGAAAGTGATGCCGCCTTTATCAAACAACAGGAGAAAAAACTGTTCGATTATGTTCGGCAGGGAGAATGGGAATGCATTGACCAGATTGTCCTGGATTTAATACGGCGCTTCGAACAGCAGGAAGCGAACGTTCTTCTTGCCCAGCAGCGGGCGCTTGAAGTGCTGTGGATTACATCGAGAGTCATGGAGGAAATGGGCGTTGAGGCGGCAGCGCCGTATTATCCGGTACAGGCGCAGGATTACCGTCAGCTCAGTGCCGAGACGCGGCAATTGCTTGAAGGGATGAAGCAATTGTATGAGAGCCATTGCGGACGGCTGGAAGTGGATAAAATCCACCAGATCAAGCAATACATCCGGGAGCATTCCCATGAAGACATTTCACTTGATACCTTGGCAAGGCGGGTAGACTTGAGTCCCATCTACATCAGCAAGATGTTCAAGGAAAAACTGGGCGTCAATTACATCGAGTTCCTGACGGCCTGCCGGATGGAGCGGGCGAAAAAGCTGCTGGCCGATCCGCAAAAGAGCCTGAAGGAAATTTCCATTGACGTCGGCTACCACGAACCAAATTACTTCAGCAAAGTGTTCAAAAAGATGTACGAAATGTCGCCGAAAGAATACCGCAAGACGCTTTTGGGCATCAAGGAAGAGTAG
- the xylF gene encoding D-xylose ABC transporter substrate-binding protein, which yields MKQIQCRIAGLLMALVAVGMLAACEGQEPEAQKERILPPETGQDEAVKIGFSMDTLKEERWLKDRDLFRQAAEKLGAEVEIAAANGDDALQIAQAEAMIQGGIDVLVIVPHNAEATAAIVHKAHEAGIKVIAYDRLVKNADVDLYVSFDNEQVGELQARAILDAVPKGNYAYIGGAPTDNNVHLIKKGVLNVLQPAIDRGDIQIVYDEWTDDWAPENAQHNMAEALRANGNQIDAVIAANDATAGGAIKALAAQGMNGEIPVAGQDAELAAAQRIVAGTQTMTVYKPIQNLTAQVAELAVQLAKGEEVMTSVSVNNGKTEVPSILLAPTAVNAENLANTVIADGFHSKEEVYQELKK from the coding sequence ATGAAGCAGATTCAGTGCCGGATTGCCGGCCTGTTGATGGCATTGGTTGCGGTAGGGATGCTTGCGGCTTGTGAAGGGCAAGAGCCGGAAGCGCAGAAAGAGAGAATTTTGCCGCCGGAAACCGGACAGGACGAAGCCGTCAAAATTGGGTTTTCAATGGATACTTTAAAAGAGGAACGCTGGCTGAAAGACCGCGACTTGTTCCGCCAAGCGGCTGAGAAATTGGGCGCGGAAGTGGAGATAGCAGCGGCGAACGGCGATGACGCGCTGCAGATCGCCCAGGCGGAAGCCATGATCCAAGGCGGCATCGATGTGTTAGTGATTGTGCCGCATAATGCGGAAGCGACCGCAGCCATTGTCCACAAAGCGCATGAAGCCGGCATTAAAGTCATTGCCTACGACCGCCTGGTGAAAAATGCCGATGTTGACTTGTATGTATCGTTCGATAATGAGCAGGTCGGTGAACTGCAGGCGCGGGCTATTCTTGATGCGGTGCCGAAAGGGAATTATGCCTATATCGGCGGCGCCCCGACCGACAACAACGTCCACTTGATCAAAAAAGGCGTCTTGAATGTGCTTCAGCCGGCCATTGACCGGGGCGACATTCAAATCGTCTACGACGAGTGGACCGATGACTGGGCGCCGGAAAATGCGCAGCACAATATGGCTGAAGCCCTAAGAGCCAATGGCAATCAAATCGATGCGGTCATTGCGGCCAATGATGCAACAGCCGGCGGCGCCATCAAAGCGCTGGCAGCACAAGGGATGAACGGGGAAATTCCGGTAGCGGGGCAGGACGCAGAACTTGCGGCGGCTCAGCGCATCGTTGCGGGCACCCAAACCATGACTGTGTATAAGCCGATCCAGAACCTGACCGCCCAAGTGGCGGAACTGGCGGTGCAGCTGGCAAAAGGAGAAGAAGTCATGACGTCCGTCAGCGTCAATAACGGGAAGACCGAAGTGCCGTCGATTTTACTGGCGCCCACTGCAGTGAATGCCGAAAATCTGGCAAATACGGTCATTGCCGACGGGTTTCATTCAAAAGAAGAAGTATATCAGGAGCTAAAAAAATAA
- a CDS encoding DUF1456 family protein: MDNNDLLIRLRYALDIKNSDMVEIFKLGGIEFSKEEVLKVLTKTPEDEEPKASEDHIPLDKEAFESFLNGLIVYKRGKQESKPGQPAQPPLSNEPSNNLLLKKVKIALQLTSDDMLDILKLAGVTVTKGEMGGILRKQGHKNYSICGDRYARNFLKGLAIKYRK; encoded by the coding sequence ATGGACAATAACGACTTACTGATCAGGTTAAGGTACGCCCTTGATATAAAAAACAGCGATATGGTAGAAATCTTTAAACTCGGCGGCATTGAATTTTCGAAAGAAGAAGTACTGAAAGTGCTGACAAAAACGCCGGAAGATGAAGAGCCTAAAGCAAGCGAAGACCATATCCCTTTGGACAAAGAAGCATTTGAATCCTTTTTGAACGGCTTGATCGTTTACAAACGAGGCAAACAGGAATCGAAACCAGGCCAGCCGGCACAGCCTCCGCTTTCAAATGAGCCTTCCAACAACCTGTTGTTGAAGAAAGTGAAAATCGCCTTGCAGCTGACAAGCGATGACATGCTCGACATTTTGAAATTGGCAGGCGTTACGGTCACCAAAGGCGAAATGGGCGGAATTTTAAGAAAGCAGGGCCACAAAAACTACAGCATTTGCGGCGACCGCTATGCCCGCAATTTCCTGAAAGGGCTGGCCATCAAATACAGAAAATAA
- a CDS encoding YwqG family protein — MPRLSMPPELERFREKLEPTVKSVIRVQTNPQATAWHQSKFGGLPYLPTGMELPKDASGGAMRLLAQINFEELPSVLEDWPEKGILQFFLSPDVDGIGLDFDDQTKQSNFKMVFHEEPVSEDGLVTDFSFLEEPKEDDFPPYKESALSFVLDQDAVSITDRTFEAIFKGIDYEEVMKMEKNQPIIFWQLYSEQFSGEGHKIGGYPFFAQVDLRGNERYADYDVLLLQVDTDEEAGITWGDTGVGNFFISKENLKKRNFSDVLYNWDCY; from the coding sequence ATGCCACGCTTATCTATGCCGCCAGAGTTAGAGAGATTTCGGGAAAAACTCGAACCAACTGTCAAATCGGTGATCCGGGTTCAGACAAATCCACAAGCCACCGCTTGGCATCAAAGCAAGTTCGGCGGCCTGCCTTATTTGCCAACCGGTATGGAGCTGCCAAAAGATGCGTCCGGCGGCGCCATGAGATTGCTGGCCCAAATTAATTTTGAAGAACTTCCCTCGGTGCTGGAGGACTGGCCAGAGAAAGGCATCCTGCAATTTTTCCTTTCGCCGGACGTTGATGGCATAGGCCTGGACTTCGACGACCAAACCAAGCAAAGCAATTTCAAAATGGTTTTTCATGAAGAACCCGTTTCGGAAGACGGGCTCGTTACAGATTTCTCATTTCTCGAGGAGCCGAAAGAAGATGATTTCCCGCCGTACAAAGAATCGGCTTTGTCTTTTGTCTTGGACCAGGACGCTGTCTCGATTACCGACCGGACTTTTGAAGCTATTTTCAAAGGAATCGACTATGAAGAAGTGATGAAAATGGAAAAGAATCAACCTATTATTTTCTGGCAACTTTACTCCGAGCAGTTTTCCGGAGAAGGCCATAAGATTGGCGGCTATCCTTTCTTCGCCCAAGTCGACCTTAGAGGAAATGAAAGATATGCCGATTACGATGTCCTATTGCTTCAGGTTGATACGGATGAAGAAGCGGGCATTACATGGGGAGATACCGGCGTCGGCAATTTTTTCATCAGCAAAGAAAATTTAAAGAAGCGGAATTTCTCGGATGTATTGTATAACTGGGATTGTTACTGA
- a CDS encoding DUF6920 family protein, protein MRVAIPLAIVGIAALYKGALWNFSNQSNKQIQQQLDGVPDAQPKKMTNDMLEPLPQSVRNWLIEAGAIGADEIRTVTLKQTGWMRLKPEQEKWTKAEAEQTITVNPPSFTWTVKTNMAPFGQVVGRDHFESGKADMVIKAAGLLPIVQVSNNTKTDESALQRFLMEMAWYPTAALSPYVTWEELDANTARATMTYRGISGSADFYFSEAGELQKVIAYRYKDNDKSASRLPCVAEIKEHHNAGAYKIPSKVEISWYLEEGKFTWYKFEVHGAEIDPIRAVRDAAVT, encoded by the coding sequence ATGAGAGTTGCCATACCGCTTGCAATCGTTGGAATTGCCGCTCTGTACAAAGGAGCTTTATGGAATTTTTCAAATCAAAGCAATAAACAAATTCAGCAGCAGCTGGATGGAGTGCCGGACGCCCAACCGAAAAAAATGACAAACGACATGCTCGAACCGCTTCCACAATCCGTCCGGAATTGGCTGATTGAAGCAGGCGCCATCGGAGCAGACGAAATCCGAACGGTGACCTTAAAGCAAACCGGCTGGATGCGCCTTAAACCGGAGCAGGAAAAATGGACGAAGGCGGAAGCGGAACAAACCATTACGGTCAATCCGCCGTCTTTTACCTGGACCGTCAAGACGAACATGGCGCCGTTTGGACAAGTGGTTGGCCGTGACCATTTCGAGTCGGGCAAAGCTGATATGGTGATCAAAGCAGCCGGCCTTCTGCCGATTGTCCAAGTCAGCAACAACACCAAAACCGATGAATCGGCGCTGCAGCGCTTTTTGATGGAGATGGCATGGTATCCGACAGCGGCGCTCAGTCCATATGTGACCTGGGAAGAACTTGACGCTAATACAGCGAGAGCGACAATGACGTACCGCGGCATTTCCGGATCTGCTGATTTTTATTTTTCCGAAGCTGGGGAACTGCAGAAAGTGATAGCTTACCGCTATAAAGACAATGATAAATCAGCCTCGCGCTTGCCTTGTGTTGCGGAGATTAAAGAACATCACAATGCAGGTGCCTATAAAATCCCTTCCAAAGTTGAAATCAGCTGGTATTTGGAAGAAGGCAAATTCACTTGGTACAAATTCGAAGTGCACGGAGCAGAAATCGATCCGATCCGGGCAGTGCGCGATGCTGCGGTCACTTAA
- a CDS encoding bifunctional homocysteine S-methyltransferase/methylenetetrahydrofolate reductase, with the protein MGLLDELKTRILTADGAMGTLLYSYGIEYCNEELNLQRPEIIEKIHQEYIQAGADIIQTNTYGGNALKLARYGLEHQVKEINEAAIRIAKRAAADGGQFVFGTIGGIRGIRKSDATLEEIIAMVDQQAGYLLAGAPDALLLETYYDFEELAATVTHLRKATDVPLIAQVSMHEPGILQNGMALNDALHQLEALGADIVGVNCRLGPHHTIQALEEVALPQKAFLSAYPNASLLDLENGRVVYESEADYFGRAGLLLREEGARLIGGCCGTTPKHIEALKKRIGHLKPVTEKEVVKKKPIIIREAEALEEAPLHEKAKTERTIIVELDTPRHLDITKFLEGSKALNAAGVDAVTMADNSLASPRVSNLAMGSILKHQEQIRPLAHITCRDRNLIGLQSHLMGLDALGIHDILAVTGDPTKVGDFPGATSVYDVSSMELIQLIKKLNEGISFSGKPLRKKANFSVAAAFNPNVRVLDRAVARLEKKIESGADYFISQPVYTKEKIIEIYEATKHLETPIFLGVMPLTSIRSAEFLHNEVPGIKLSEDALERMRACSDNKERATAEGIQIAKELIDTAAELFNGIYVITPFFRYDMSLELIDYIRQLDIQKESDNSHVKTAN; encoded by the coding sequence ATGGGTTTATTAGACGAGCTAAAGACGAGAATACTGACAGCAGACGGCGCCATGGGTACACTTTTGTATTCTTACGGCATTGAATACTGCAACGAGGAGCTGAACCTGCAGCGTCCGGAAATCATTGAAAAAATCCATCAGGAGTACATCCAGGCAGGAGCGGACATTATCCAGACCAATACTTACGGCGGCAATGCCTTGAAGCTGGCGCGCTACGGGCTGGAGCACCAGGTCAAGGAAATCAACGAAGCGGCTATTCGCATCGCGAAGCGGGCAGCAGCGGATGGCGGCCAGTTTGTGTTTGGAACCATCGGCGGCATCCGGGGCATCCGGAAAAGCGATGCGACACTGGAAGAAATTATCGCGATGGTTGACCAGCAAGCTGGCTATTTACTAGCAGGCGCTCCTGATGCCTTGCTGCTTGAAACGTATTACGATTTTGAAGAATTGGCGGCGACCGTCACACATTTGCGAAAAGCGACCGACGTGCCGTTGATTGCCCAAGTGTCCATGCACGAGCCCGGCATTCTGCAAAACGGCATGGCGCTGAACGACGCATTGCATCAACTCGAAGCGCTCGGCGCGGATATCGTCGGCGTCAATTGCCGCTTAGGCCCCCACCATACGATCCAGGCACTGGAAGAAGTGGCGCTGCCGCAAAAAGCGTTCCTGTCGGCCTATCCGAACGCGAGCTTATTGGACCTTGAAAATGGCCGGGTCGTCTATGAATCAGAAGCCGATTACTTTGGCCGCGCCGGGCTCTTGCTCAGAGAAGAAGGGGCACGCTTGATTGGCGGCTGCTGCGGCACAACGCCGAAACATATCGAAGCATTGAAAAAGCGCATCGGCCATTTAAAGCCGGTTACGGAAAAAGAAGTGGTGAAGAAAAAGCCGATCATCATCCGCGAAGCGGAAGCGCTCGAAGAAGCGCCGCTCCATGAGAAAGCGAAAACGGAACGCACGATTATCGTAGAATTGGATACTCCGCGCCATTTGGATATTACGAAGTTTTTGGAAGGCTCAAAAGCGCTGAATGCAGCAGGCGTGGATGCCGTCACGATGGCCGACAATTCGCTGGCCTCGCCACGCGTCAGCAATCTGGCGATGGGCTCGATCTTGAAACACCAGGAACAAATCCGGCCGCTTGCACATATTACATGCCGCGACCGGAACTTGATCGGCTTGCAGTCGCATTTGATGGGGCTTGATGCACTCGGTATCCATGATATCCTGGCAGTAACAGGAGATCCGACCAAAGTGGGCGATTTTCCCGGTGCGACGAGCGTCTACGATGTTTCCAGCATGGAATTGATCCAGCTGATCAAAAAGCTCAATGAAGGGATTTCTTTTTCCGGGAAGCCGCTGCGCAAAAAAGCGAACTTCTCAGTAGCGGCGGCATTCAATCCGAATGTCCGGGTGCTCGACCGGGCAGTGGCAAGGTTGGAGAAGAAAATCGAAAGCGGCGCGGATTATTTTATTTCGCAGCCGGTTTACACAAAAGAAAAAATCATTGAAATCTACGAAGCCACCAAGCATTTGGAGACTCCGATTTTCCTTGGCGTCATGCCGCTTACGAGCATCCGCAGCGCAGAATTCCTGCACAACGAAGTGCCGGGCATCAAATTATCCGAAGATGCTCTGGAGCGGATGCGTGCTTGCAGCGACAACAAAGAGCGCGCCACGGCAGAAGGCATCCAAATTGCCAAGGAATTGATCGATACTGCAGCGGAGTTGTTCAACGGCATTTACGTGATCACGCCATTTTTCCGCTACGATATGTCTCTGGAATTAATCGATTATATCCGCCAACTTGATATACAGAAAGAGAGCGATAACAGCCATGTCAAAACAGCTAATTGA